The genome window CCAGGTAGTCGCCGCGGAGCCTGAGCGTGGGCCAGCCGACGAGCAGGGCCAGCAGGCCGGCGACGACGCCGCCGGCCAGGAGGCCCACCCAGAACGGGGCGCCGAGCCCGAACGCCTGCTGGGTGAACGCCGCCAGCGACCCGGTGGGCAGGTTCGTCGTGAACAGGGCCGAGGTGAAGGCGCCGATCGCGAAGAAGGCCGCGACCCCGATGTTGAAGAGCCCGGTGTAGCCCCACTGGACGTTCAGCCCCAGCGTGAGGACCGCGTACACGCTGCCCATCAGCAGGAACGTCGTGACGTAGGAGAGGATGCCGGCGGGCAGTAGCAGCGCCAGCGCCGCCGCCACGGCCAGCGCGACGACGATGGAGACCGCGTGCTTCACCGCCGCCGAGCGGCCGCGCAGCACGACGACGAGCAGGAGGTAGAGCGGCACGGCCAGGAGCACGGCGCGCGGCAGGACGGTGGGGTCGGTCATCGCCCGCCTCCCCCGAGCTCGCGGCGCCGCGCCGCCGGCACGATCGTCCGGCCGGCGACCATCAGCGGTCCCCTCCCATCAGCCCCTGCGGCCTGACCAGCAGCGCGAGGATCATGACGACGAACGCCGCCGCGGGGCCGTAGGCGGGGTTCACGAACGCCGACGACACCTGCCACACGATGCCCATGGTGAAGGCGCCGAGGAGGGCGCCGTAGACGTTGCCGATCGTGCCCAGGATCACCGCGGCGAACAGCGGCAGCAGCAGCCACCAGCCCATCTCGGGCCTCAGCTGGACGTCGAGGCCGTAGAGCATGCCGCCGGCGCCGGCCAGGGCGCCGCCGACCAGCCACGTCCACAGCACCACGCGCTCCGTCGGTATGCCGCTGATGCGCGCCAGGTCGGGGTTGTCGGCCATCGCGCGCATCGCCTTGCCCACCTTCGTCCGCTCGAGGAGCAGGTAGACGAGGAGGATGAGCACCAGCGCCAGGCCGAGGATGAAGAGCTGGTCGGTGCGCACGCGCACGCCGGCGAAGAGCTCGACGACGGGCCGCGCCCGGCCCTGGTAGTAGAAGGCGAAGTCGGCGCCGAACACCATGTAGACGATGCTGCGCAGGCCGAACGCGATGCCGAGCGCCGCCATCGCCATCATCACCGGCGCGCTGCGCCGGCGGCGCAGCCGGTGGAAGGTGAGCCTGTCGAGGCCGTAGGCGACGAGGCCGACCAGCGGCATGACCACCACGAGCGCGACCACGAACTCGTACCCGAAGCCGAGGCCCAGGACCGGGGGGCCGGCGGGGAGCAGGGACATGACGACGAGGCCCAGGTAGGCGCCGAGCGTCATGAGGTCGCCGTGGGCGAAGTTCGCCATCTTCAGGACGCCGAACACGAGCGTCACGCCCAGCGCGCCCAGGGCCAGCACGCCGCCAAGGAGCACGCCGCGGACGACGAGGCCCAGCATGCGCGTGCCGCTCACGCCCTGGGCCGAGGACATGACGGCGATGAGCAGGGCGATGAGCGCGAGCAGGCCCACCAGGGCCCAGCGGCTGCCCATGACGGTCGAGACGCTGCGCCGCAGCGCGCGGGCGCGGGGGAGGGGTCGTGTCTCCACCACGTCAGCCTCCCAGGTAGAGCCTGGCGACCTCGGGGTCGCCCAGCAGCTGCGAGCCGGGCCCCTCGACCTGGTTCCGTCCCGTGGCCAGCACGTAGCCGCGGTGGGCCAGCTCCAGCGAGCGCTTGGCGTTCTGCTCCACCATCAGTACCGCTACTCCCGTCCTGTTGATCTCCGCGACCTTGTCGAAGATGAGGTCGACGAGCAGGGGGGCCAGGCCCGCCGACGGCTCGTCGAGCATCAGCAGCTTCGGGTCGAGCATCAGCGCCCGGCCCATCGCGACCATCTGCCGCTCGCCGCCCGACATCTTGCCGGCCCGCTGCGAGCGGCGCTCGGCGAGGCGCGGGAACAGCTCGTAGACGCGCTCCTTGCGCGACTTCAACGGCTCGTCCAGTATGTACGCGCCCATCTCGAGATTCTCCTCGACGGTGAGCGAGGGGAAGACGTTGTCCACCTGCGGCACGTAGCAGAGCCCGCGCCGGACGATCTGCTCGGGCGGCAGCCCCGAGATGTCCTCGCCGGCGAACGTGACGCGGCCCTCCCAGGGCTTGAGCAGGCCGAAGACGAGCTTCATCACCGTCGACTTGCCGGCGCCGTTCGGCCCGACGATCGACACGATCTCGCCCTCCTCGACCCTGATGTCGACGCCGCGCAGCACCTGCATCTCGCCGTAGCCGGAGACGGCGCCCTCAACCGTCAAGAGCGACACTCTGACCTCCTAGGTACGCCTCCAGCACGCGCGGGTCCTCGCGCACCACGGCGGGCGGGCCCTCGACGAGCTTGCTGCCCTGGTTCATGACGACGACCGGGTCGCACAGGCCCATGACCAGCGGCATGTCGTGCTCGATGAGCAGGAACGTGATGCCCCGCTCCCTGTTGAGCTGCTCGATCTTCTCGCGCAGCCGGCCCATCAGCGTCGGGTTCACGCCGGCGGCCGGCTCGTCGAGCAGCACGATCACCGGGTCGGCCATGAGCGTGCGCGCCAGCTCCAGGAGCTTCTTCTGGCCGCCGGAGAGCGACCCGGCCGGCTCGTTCTCGAGCTTCGAGAGCGCGACGAAGTCGAGGACCTCGCGCGCCTTCTCGCGCAGCGCCCGCTCCTGGCGCCACACGGCGCCGCGGCGGAACACCGGGTTCCAGAAGCGCTCGCCGATCTGCCCCGCGGGCACGAGCATGAGGTTCTCGAGCACCGTCATGCCCTTCTGCTCGCGCGGGATCTGGAAGGTCCGACACAGGCCCTTCGAGAAGAGCACGTGCGGCGGCAGGCCCGTGATGTCCTCGCCGCGCAGCAGCACCGTCCCGGCGTCGGGCCTGTAGAAGCCGGAGACGAGGTTGAAGAGCGTCGTCTTGCCCGCCCCGTTTGGTCCTATCAGGCCGGTGATCGTGCCGGCCCTGACGTCGAAGCTGCAGTTGTTGACGGCCCTCAGGCCCCCGAAGTCCTTGACGAGACCTCGGATGCTGAGCAACACGTCGTCGCCTGTCTGGTCCAACTCGCTGACCTCTCGATGCCGTAAGGGGTTACGGCGGCGATGGTATCACCTGCCGCTCAGCAGCCTGCCGCTCAGCAGCGCCCTTGCCGGCGACCGAGCATGTCGTCGAGCCTGACCGCCTTGACGCGCGGCCGGCCGGACGCCTCCCCAGCCGCCACCTCGGCGGCGTCGAGGGCGAACCAGTCCTCGGCGCGGAACGGCCGCACGCCGCGCGCGTCCAGGAGCGCGTCCACGGCCGCGGGGGCGAGGTCCTCCGCGCCGCCATCGTGCGCGTGCCTGCCCTCGCTCAGGTCCTCGATGAGGGCGGCGACCGTCTCCATGGCGTCGGCCTTGTTCGTGCCGATCACGCCGCTGGCGCCGCGCTTGATCCAGCCGGCCACGTAGAGGCCGGGCCGCGGGGCGCCGCCCTCCAGCACCCGTCCGCGCTCGTTGGGCACGACGCCTCGGCGCTCGTCGAAGGGCAGGCCGTGGAGCGCGACGCCGGTGTAGCCGACGGACTTGAGGACGAGCTGCGCGGGGAGCGTGACGTGCTCCCCGGTGCCCACGGCGCGGACGTAGCCGCCCGGCTCTCCGTCGAGGCGCGTCCGCTCGAAGCGCACACCCGCGACGCGTCCGTCGCCGACGACCTCGACGGGCTGGAGCCGGAAGCGCAGCGCCACGGTGCGCGGCTTGCCCTGGCGCGGCTGCCGCGAGAACGCGCCCAGCACCTCGACGTTCTTCGCCGTCGTGACGTCGGCGGCGACCGCGGCGGCACTGGCGGGGCCCAGGGCGAGCTCGGCGGCGTCGACGTCGACGTCGGCGTTGACGAGCTCGCCCAGCTCGCGCAGCTCCTTCGTCGTGAACTTGGCCTCGGCGGGCCCGCGCCTGCCGACGATCGTGACGCGCTCGACCGACGACCTCGCGAGGGCGTCCAGCGCGTGGTCGGCGATGTCGGTGACGGCCAGCTCGGCCACGCTCTTGGCCAGCACGCGGGCGACGTCGATGGCCACGTTGCCGTTGCCGATCACGATCACGTCCCTCGTCGTCGCCAGCAGGCCGCCGAAGTCGTGGTCGCAGGCGTCGGGGTGCCCGTTGTACCAGGCGACGAAGTCGGTGGCGGCCACGCAGCCCCGCAGGTCCTCGCCCGGCACGCCGAGGCGCCGGTCGGTGGCGGCGCCCACCGCGAACACGGCGGCGTGGTAGTGGCGCCTGAGGTCATCCAGGGTCAGGTCGCGGCCGAAGGCGACGTTGCCGAGGTAGCGCACGCGCGGGTCGCGCAGGGTGCGCTCGTAGAGCTTCGTCACGACCTTCATCTTCTGGTGGTCGGGCGCCACGCCGAAGCGCACGAGGCCGTACGGCGTGGGCAGCCTGTCGAAGAGGTCCACGGTCGCCGCCTCGTGCGACCTGAGCACCGCCTCGACGGCGTAGAAGCCGGCCGGGCCGGCCCCGACGACGGCCACGCGTGGGCCCGAGGTGCCTGGCATGGCGCACTTCTACCACTGATCGCCCGTGCCGGCGCGGGTGTAAGCTCTCCTGCCATGGACGCGGCCGGGACGGGACGGGCAGCCGCACGGGTCGGCGCGGCGGACCGGCCGCGCCTGCGCGTGATGAAGTTCGGGGGCACCAGCGTCGGCGACATCGAGCGCGTGCGCAAGGTCGCGTCGCGCGTCGAGCAGCACGTGCGCGCCGGCGAGAAGGCCGTGGTGACGGTGTCGGCGATGGGCCGCACGACGGACAGGCTCATCGGCCAGGCGCGGGAGGTCGGCCCCCGTCCCGACAGGCGCGAGCTCGACGCGCTCCTCGCCACCGGGGAGCAGCAGAG of Trueperaceae bacterium contains these proteins:
- a CDS encoding branched-chain amino acid ABC transporter permease yields the protein METRPLPRARALRRSVSTVMGSRWALVGLLALIALLIAVMSSAQGVSGTRMLGLVVRGVLLGGVLALGALGVTLVFGVLKMANFAHGDLMTLGAYLGLVVMSLLPAGPPVLGLGFGYEFVVALVVVMPLVGLVAYGLDRLTFHRLRRRRSAPVMMAMAALGIAFGLRSIVYMVFGADFAFYYQGRARPVVELFAGVRVRTDQLFILGLALVLILLVYLLLERTKVGKAMRAMADNPDLARISGIPTERVVLWTWLVGGALAGAGGMLYGLDVQLRPEMGWWLLLPLFAAVILGTIGNVYGALLGAFTMGIVWQVSSAFVNPAYGPAAAFVVMILALLVRPQGLMGGDR
- a CDS encoding ABC transporter ATP-binding protein, coding for MTVEGAVSGYGEMQVLRGVDIRVEEGEIVSIVGPNGAGKSTVMKLVFGLLKPWEGRVTFAGEDISGLPPEQIVRRGLCYVPQVDNVFPSLTVEENLEMGAYILDEPLKSRKERVYELFPRLAERRSQRAGKMSGGERQMVAMGRALMLDPKLLMLDEPSAGLAPLLVDLIFDKVAEINRTGVAVLMVEQNAKRSLELAHRGYVLATGRNQVEGPGSQLLGDPEVARLYLGG
- a CDS encoding ABC transporter ATP-binding protein, yielding MDQTGDDVLLSIRGLVKDFGGLRAVNNCSFDVRAGTITGLIGPNGAGKTTLFNLVSGFYRPDAGTVLLRGEDITGLPPHVLFSKGLCRTFQIPREQKGMTVLENLMLVPAGQIGERFWNPVFRRGAVWRQERALREKAREVLDFVALSKLENEPAGSLSGGQKKLLELARTLMADPVIVLLDEPAAGVNPTLMGRLREKIEQLNRERGITFLLIEHDMPLVMGLCDPVVVMNQGSKLVEGPPAVVREDPRVLEAYLGGQSVALDG
- a CDS encoding FAD-dependent oxidoreductase; its protein translation is MPGTSGPRVAVVGAGPAGFYAVEAVLRSHEAATVDLFDRLPTPYGLVRFGVAPDHQKMKVVTKLYERTLRDPRVRYLGNVAFGRDLTLDDLRRHYHAAVFAVGAATDRRLGVPGEDLRGCVAATDFVAWYNGHPDACDHDFGGLLATTRDVIVIGNGNVAIDVARVLAKSVAELAVTDIADHALDALARSSVERVTIVGRRGPAEAKFTTKELRELGELVNADVDVDAAELALGPASAAAVAADVTTAKNVEVLGAFSRQPRQGKPRTVALRFRLQPVEVVGDGRVAGVRFERTRLDGEPGGYVRAVGTGEHVTLPAQLVLKSVGYTGVALHGLPFDERRGVVPNERGRVLEGGAPRPGLYVAGWIKRGASGVIGTNKADAMETVAALIEDLSEGRHAHDGGAEDLAPAAVDALLDARGVRPFRAEDWFALDAAEVAAGEASGRPRVKAVRLDDMLGRRQGRC